DNA sequence from the Armigeres subalbatus isolate Guangzhou_Male chromosome 1, GZ_Asu_2, whole genome shotgun sequence genome:
gtgttcattcggtgcattggaccatatcgAGATGAGCGGCGACTGTCGCTGCATTTTTATACGCACTTTTTTTTCTGTCAGTCCGTCGTCTCCAAATAAAACTCCGTCCAAGGTGCTTGCTTCCCCGCACTCAGGTTGCCTCGTCCGGGTCCGAAAAAAGGTACAAAATTTAAACGCCAAGTCGATGACTGCTTGATGAGGGGGCGCGGCAGAAGTCGAGCCGCGGCTATCTTTCTCCTCACTCCCCGCAGCTTCTTTCACTTTTTTCCGCTCCACTacttctgctgctgctgctgttcctTCTTTTGGTATGGAAAAAATCTCACGGAAAAGCACTTTTCGGCACGGTTCCCGCACTGAATCCGATCTCCGCACGTGTATTCCATAGTTGCCGACCTTCCGGCGATCGACAGGTGTAATTTTCCGGTCGCGAAACACGTAAATTTTGATCCGAAAACCGCAGTTATTTATTTACGCGAAAGTTTTCCTTTTTCTCACTATACTGCAGCGCACCGTACAGTCGAGGCACACACGACGACGACGTCCGATTCGAGCGAAATGAATGTCCGTCAAGGAGACCAACACAAGCAGAAGGTGAGCATATGCAACGCCGCCGTAGGTTAAAACGCACACCAGCGCGTAGCTGACAGTGCTGCCTGGTTGGGACATTTTTTGTGTTTAACCCGAGAATACATTagaataatattataatattatcATAAGTTATGCGTATTTCAAAATTTGACGAATTTCGAAAAATCATATATCCTAGAATTTgatcgattttttaaattttattgctgaaaaaaattaaCCCATTTATATCAACACATGCAAAAAGATCAcgcgtgaaataaaaaaaaattgcaaaaatatagAAGTTTCATTTTTTGAGTAAAAAATTTAACGTATTGTTATAAGTATGTTGATCCACCGATGTTTGAATACTGTTCACAATAAGCTATAGCAGATACATCTATAGATCAAGGAAAACATCAACAATGATCTTCCGCCACAGGCAAACTTCATATCGACGGTTTCGTGTAATACAGGCACAACTCAAAATCtgcaaatttccaaaaatgacATTTTAAATTAAGCGCGAATTGTACAAAAATGAACATTAGTGAACGGAGATACATATGCGCAAAAAATGTGTTTTCAaagatgaattattttctcaataTCGCGAATTCTGAGAATAAAAATTGATGACAAAATTACCGTTAAGGCTGCTTCTAAGACGGTACTATTCAGaggatcttcttcttcaatggcctacattccaactggaatttggccCGCTTTTCAACTTTCAACGTATTCtgattctattagcatttcctcagttattaattgaaagcttaaACTAAGAAAATTTTCTacgcccgccattgcatgagatATATCTTGCGCGGCAAgtataatggatacactatCCTCAGAGAAAGTTTTCAATCCGAAattatcctagaccggaccgataatcaaactcgtcatctccggaatAACATTCCTAtacctacgcctttgctcgcgaGGTTACTGATGACAAATTGACAGAATGCAAAGCAACTCTGAATTGGGATTGATAGAATTATAATAAATTTGGAAGCACTGCCATTTGTCAAAATCTTATTAGTTGGAAAGAGACCGCAATGTTTTACAGTTATCTCTTTTCGTCCCAAAACCGTGTACGATGGCTAACGCATACAGATTCGCACGGAGTTTGACGTTTTCATCGCGACGCGGGAGCTTAAAGCTTGTATACGAGCTTTATTGTGAAAGTGCGCGTCGTATTTATGTCGAGCAGTTGGTTTTCGAGTAGCAAACGAGGGGTCTATTGTCGCAGGAATATGTCAATCACTGGAAATTGAAACAACCGTTAAGGTCTTaataaaacgcgacgcgagacaagatattagcattgacgaatacatagaccgaaatgtccggtacaaaggcatcagaaaatcgggcaccatgtcttcttcttcattttgaagaaaatacccctcgtgggtgacgaattacatTACCAGAGAGAATAGGAAGAGAGGCGAAGAGTGACGAACTTTGTGATCGGCAACACTCTGTTTGTTGTGGTTTCGTCAGAGAGAATATGGCAACTGTTTCTGCGGGTAACACTTCGAATGACTCTGTTGAAGTTTGTTCACGCGTTtaagattttgttttgtttttcgtcATCGTTACTTATCGTAATTGAAAATGAAGTGCATCGTGAGTTTTTGCCAAAATGTATTTGTGGGAGGTCTCAAAAACATCACATTCTTTAGATTTCCGAAAAATAATACTATTAAACAGCGATGGATTCAATTTTGCAAGCTACCGGATAATTATATCGTTACTGACAATAGCAGAATTTGCAGCGTAAGATGGTTTTCGATAACTCCAAAATCATCATACATATtacatttatttaaatatttccaGCTCCATTTCAACTACGAAGACCTTTACCGTATATCCGAAAACGGCAGGCTAATGAGGCTACCCAATTCAGTTCCGATATACGAAATCGTTGCGAATTTCGGCACCGGTGTTTCGGTTTGATAATCAATTGTTTGCGTGTTGGTATGAAACATAATATTATCATTTTAACAGGATCCGCCTAATGTTGTGGGCATGGAAAGCACATCTAAAGATTCATTGGGAACTAGCTCCGGAACAACATTAACAGCGTTTTCGACGGAATGTTCTCAGCCCTCTAAAACAGTTGAAAAGTAAGTGAATAGTATAAAACCCAGTGCAGCTTATTCGtaacatgattattttacttattttatAGACTTGTCCGAACAGTATACAAGCTCAAACAACGGGATTTGCGGAAGAGCAAGACTATCAAACTACTCCGGCAAAACTTGGCGCGTATGTAAAAGGTGACCGGTAATAAGGAGGATGCGGTCTCAAAACTTTTCAACAGAGATCAAATTTGCAAACTGGCACGAAATCagaagggggttgaaaatggagTGACAAAACAATAACGGACAGTTTTGAATATCGCTTCGCATGTGGATCGAAAGGCTACAATTTTCTTCGTGACGAAAAGCACTTCCCAATTCCTTCGATTCGCTCCCAACaggattatttgaaaaatcttcaTTTCGATAGTGGAGTATTAGGTGAGGTGTTAACCTTGATGGAACCGA
Encoded proteins:
- the LOC134211430 gene encoding uncharacterized protein LOC134211430; its protein translation is MKCIVSFCQNVFVGGLKNITFFRFPKNNTIKQRWIQFCKLPDNYIVTDNSRICSLHFNYEDLYRISENGRLMRLPNSVPIYEIVANFGTGVSDPPNVVGMESTSKDSLGTSSGTTLTAFSTECSQPSKTVEK